Proteins from a genomic interval of Watersipora subatra chromosome 10, tzWatSuba1.1, whole genome shotgun sequence:
- the LOC137406960 gene encoding fibropellin-1-like, protein MTEQCPLDPLMHRPIMNCLNDTEFIVVVTIIKESSAPGQCGIPAKGGYHCECEAGWTMAGCKKHICDSKPCKNGGTCHIAMDVGYLCTCPPGFYNILTLVDIEDQPVRKHIVFAKEGLVQLMEYVMTLMRLHTGTASVSLLLFCKLVNACAYLYFQVGFDGVICDHDIDECFSTPCENAGTCINEVGLFICVCHNGFIGKKCEVDIDECESHPCQNGAVCEDLSGGYSCICDYGYSGELCEVDIDDCASSPCLNGGVCIDGVDFFSCQCLSSKTECYH, encoded by the exons ATGACAGAACAGTGTCCTTTAGATCCCCTCATGCACAGACCTATCATGAACTGTCTGAATGACACGgaatttattgttgttgttactataataaaagaaaGCAGCGCACCTGGGCAATGTGGAATCCCAGCCAAG GGTGGTTACCACTGTGAATGTGAAGCCGGATGGACAATGGCTGGCTGTAAAAAACACATATGTGACTCTAAGCCGTGCAAAAATGGGGGTACCTGTCATATCGCAATGGATGTTGGATATCTATGCACATGCCCTCCAGGTTTCTACAATATTCTTACTCTTGTG GATATAGAGGACCAGCCTGTCAGGAAACATATAGTCTTTGCGAAAGAAGGCCTTGTTCAGCTCATGGAATATGTCATGACATTGATGAGGCTCCATACTGGGACTGCCAGTGTGAG tttgttattgttttgtaaACTTGTTAATGCATGTGCATATCTGTATTTTCAGGTCGGTTTTGATGGTGTTATATGTGACCATGACATCGATGAGTGCTTTTCCACTCCTTGTGAGAATGCTGGTACTTGCATCAACGAAGTGGGTCTCTTCATCTGTGTTTGCCATAATGGTTTCATTGGGAAG AAATGTGAAGTTGATATTGATGAATGTGAAAGTCACCCTTGCCAGAATGGTGCTGTATGTGAAGACTTGTCTGGAGGATACAG CTGCATCTGTGATTATGGTTATTCCGGAGAACTGTGTGAAGTTGACATTGATGACTGCGCCAGTAGTCCTTGTTTGAACGGGGGTGTGTGCATTGATGGAGTCGACTTTTTTTCCTGCCAATGTCTTTCCTCCAAAACAG